The Lactuca sativa cultivar Salinas chromosome 2, Lsat_Salinas_v11, whole genome shotgun sequence genome includes a window with the following:
- the LOC111889613 gene encoding BAG family molecular chaperone regulator 2 isoform X1 produces MMKLRSKRFQTSLSKLRGGCGGGGGGGSGDNKECGATIAREIKWELRPGGMLVQKREIAGQNVEKGVIMVRVATCSQWHDISIQATSTFGEMKRLLSMVTGMAPKEQRVLFKGKEREDVEHLHMVGVRDKDKVVVLEDPAMKERKLLHGSLPTTNDIDASNHAISV; encoded by the exons ATGATGAAATTGAGATCAAAGAGATTCCAAACGAGCCTTTCCAAGCTacgtggtggttgtggtggtggaggtggtggcggcAGCGGTGACAACAAGGAGTGTGGTGCAACCATCGCCAGAGAAATCAAATGGGAATTGCGGCCTGGTGGTATGCTTGTTCAAAAGAGAGAAATCGCAGGCCAAAATGTTGAAAAAGGAGTTATTATGGTTAGAGTCGCAACTTGTTCACAATGGCATGATATATCTATCCAAGCAACTTCAACTTTTG GAGAAATGAAAAGGCTGTTATCAATGGTGACAGGCATGGCACCAAAGGAGCAAAGGGTGTTGTTTAAAGGGAAGGAGCGAGAGGATGTTGAACACCTACACATGGTTGGGGTTAGAGACAAGGACAAGGTTGTAGTGTTGGAAGATCCAGCCATGAAAGAGAGGAAATTACTACATGGATCATTACCTACAACAAATGACATTGACGCTTCTAATCATGCAATTAGTGTATAA
- the LOC111889613 gene encoding BAG family molecular chaperone regulator 1 isoform X2, with amino-acid sequence MMKLRSKRFQTSLSKLRGGCGGGGGGGSGDNKECGATIAREIKWELRPGGMLVQKREIAGQNVEKGVIMVRVATCSQWHDISIQATSTFGMAPKEQRVLFKGKEREDVEHLHMVGVRDKDKVVVLEDPAMKERKLLHGSLPTTNDIDASNHAISV; translated from the exons ATGATGAAATTGAGATCAAAGAGATTCCAAACGAGCCTTTCCAAGCTacgtggtggttgtggtggtggaggtggtggcggcAGCGGTGACAACAAGGAGTGTGGTGCAACCATCGCCAGAGAAATCAAATGGGAATTGCGGCCTGGTGGTATGCTTGTTCAAAAGAGAGAAATCGCAGGCCAAAATGTTGAAAAAGGAGTTATTATGGTTAGAGTCGCAACTTGTTCACAATGGCATGATATATCTATCCAAGCAACTTCAACTTTTG GCATGGCACCAAAGGAGCAAAGGGTGTTGTTTAAAGGGAAGGAGCGAGAGGATGTTGAACACCTACACATGGTTGGGGTTAGAGACAAGGACAAGGTTGTAGTGTTGGAAGATCCAGCCATGAAAGAGAGGAAATTACTACATGGATCATTACCTACAACAAATGACATTGACGCTTCTAATCATGCAATTAGTGTATAA